The following coding sequences lie in one Cygnus olor isolate bCygOlo1 chromosome 8, bCygOlo1.pri.v2, whole genome shotgun sequence genomic window:
- the LOC121074184 gene encoding mucin-5AC-like — MEGTRGALLRLAAVCCLLCALPGEGGNTTETSVTTPFLSTTPTSHQLRETSDLSPDTTAVPETSLGKNVTAATLNVTGVTNAEAEDASISATTVAGTEGERLQASATASPADIPITQHEHHNVSLSDNSSTEIPSPAPTASTLEENQPDREVTEPFSTTEEMDDASSTTPTTPLNSVLATTNSSQLGPSDRQTMGPTEARSETRPGTSPVGATEVSTVEPRTSSAPVSTVGSTSSATASGTVTARPPVSSSATSIAASPTSTSPPEHPLEPMHEKASVLDVGDDENPELPSSPLADTTRADPLVIAVISVFIVMVGILGLVGFLRYRQHNSRMEFRRLQDLPMDDMMEDTPLSLYSY, encoded by the exons GAGAAGGAGGGAACACAACAGAGACCTCGGTGACAACACCTTTTCTTAGCACCACGCCAACCTCTCATCAGCTCAGGGAAACCTCTGACCTCAGTCCAGACACTACTGCTGTTCCAGAGACAAGTTTGGGGAAAAACGTAACTGCTGCAACACTCAATGTCACTGGAGTCACCAATGCGGAGGCGGAGGATGCCTCTATCTCTGCCACCACCGTGGCAGGAACCGAGGGAGAGAGACTGCAGGCTTCCGCTACTGCCAGCCCCGCAGACATCCCAATTACACAACATGAGCACCACAACGTGAGCTTGTCAGataacagcagcactgaaatcccctcccctgccccgaCAGCCAGTACTCTGGAAGAAAATCAGCCTGACCGTGAAGTGACGGAGCCTTTCAGCACAACCGAAGAAATGGATGATGCCAGCAGTACAACCCCAACAACTCCTCTGAACAGCGTGCTCG CAACCACCAACAGCTCTCAGCTGGGGCCTTCAGACAGACAGACCATGGGGCCCACGGAGGCAAGGTCTGAAACCAGGCCAGGAACAAGCCCTGTGGGTGCCACAGAGGTGAGCACCGTGGAGCCCAGAACCTCCTCTGCTCCCGTCTCCACTGTAGGGAGCACATCCTCTGCTACTGCCTCCGGTACTGTCACAGCGAGACCCCCCGTGAGCAGCTCCGCCACAAGCATAGCcgccagccccaccagcacatCTCCACCGGAGCACCCCTTAGAGCCCATGCATGAGAAAGCTTCTGTGTTGGATGTTGGTGATGATGAAAACCCAG AGCTACCTAGTTCTCCCTTGGCTGATACAACGAGGGCTGATCCCTTGGTAATCGCAGTGATCTCTGTCTTCATCGTCATGGTGGGCATCCTCGGCCTGGTGGGCTTCCTGCGATACCGCCAGCACAACAGCCGCATGGAGTTCCGGCGCCTCCAGGACCTCCCCATG gaTGACATGATGGAGGACACTCCCCTCTCACTCTACAGCTACTAG